The Montipora capricornis isolate CH-2021 chromosome 3, ASM3666992v2, whole genome shotgun sequence genome window below encodes:
- the LOC138042258 gene encoding homeobox protein not2-like isoform X2: protein MSWLPHKTSPQMRRVNEETKNSHFSSPFSIRAILSSSSSTSSSAVHFCPPFSYPELPIASGPAHYPSYHRCCAHGACSVYWTTNADRNNERPPMAVKRGKKRNKFKKRTRTIFTPSQLELLESSFCREQYVAGEERRRLASELNLTETHVKVWFQNRRIRLRKQATQQINGGKKPKKRQLANK, encoded by the exons ATGTCTTGGTTGCCACACAAAACGTCACCGCAAATGCGTCGTGTCAACGAAGAAACCAAAAACTCTCATTTTTCAAGTCCTTTTTCTATCCGTGCCATTTTGTCCTCCTCCTCATCGACATCTTCGTCGGCAGTACACTTTTGTCCACCCTTTTCATATCCTGAACTCCCGATCGCTTCTGGGCCAGCACATTACCCGTCATACCATCGCTGCTGTGCACACGGAGCATGCTCTGTCTACTGGACGACAAATGCGG ACCGAAACAATGAAAGGCCGCCGATGGCAGTTAAAAGGGGCAAAAAGAGGAACAAATTCAAGAAAAGGACACGGACTATTTTCACACCTTCGCAGCTGGAACTACTAGAAAGCAGTTTCTGCCGAGAGCAGTACGTAGCTGGCGAAGAACGCCGCCGCCTGGCCTCTGAGCTTAACCTCACAGAAACGCACGTTAAGGTCTGGTTCCAAAACAGAAGGATTCGACTGAGAAAACAAGCTACACAACAGATAAATGGAGgaaagaaaccaaagaaaagacAATTAGCAAATAAATGA
- the LOC138042258 gene encoding histamine H2 receptor-like isoform X1 — protein MVFGSHVCDQRAPLELSLTTTIVTAILCLITVPGNMLICWVVVKDPNKELRYSQFNCLVLNLAIADLITGLITEPLFVAFHIKEFQGKQAMDNFAIIHVAYFISCTSSLLSISSLATERYLSVTSKYRRIYSQSKMVIWSVLIWISSIAVSFVYFAVGFYKFVFVFSNIIVIATFCAIIYAYIRIYQSLHAQGHVTAENDRFMDRRIRYEKRATRSFLLVLIVFICCNLSSCAMVYVILLCDVCRCYVIHWLRDFQFLTALVNCAANQFLYAWRMPSFVRAFKRSFHRTVVSTRSGENPSDLQMCAYARNSSLETHTSQTRTLTLNLNG, from the coding sequence ATGGTATTTGGCAGCCATGTTTGCGACCAAAGGGCGCCTTTGGAGTTATCCCTTACAACCACGATCGTCACAGCAATCTTATGTTTAATAACAGTGCCAGGAAATATGTTGATATGCTGGGTGGTAGTAAAAGACCCCAACAAAGAACTCAGGTATTCGCAATTCAATTGCTTGGTACTGAATCTGGCGATCGCTGATCTTATCACTGGCCTGATAACAGAGCCATTATTTGTCGCATTTCATATCAAAGAGTTTCAAGGAAAGCAAGCAATGGATAACTTTGCCATAATCCACGTGGCTTACTTCATATCGTGTACTTCCTCATTGCTTAGTATTTCATCCCTGGCAACCGAAAGATACCTTAGCGTTACTTCAAAATACAGAAGAATTTACTCGCAATCCAAAATGGTAATTTGGTCGGTTTTAATTTGGATCTCTTCTATTGCCGTGTCGTTTGTTTACTTCGCTGTTGGTTTTTATAAATTCGTCTTCGTCTTTTCCAATATAATAGTAATTGCTACTTTCTGTGCCATAATTTACGCTTATATTCGCATCTATCAAAGCCTCCATGCTCAAGGCCACGTCACAGCGGAGAACGATCGATTTATGGATCGCAGAATAAGATATGAAAAGAGAGCGACGAGGTCTTTTCTTTTGGTTCTTATCGTCTTCATTTGCTGCAATCTGTCTTCATGCGCCATGGTGTACGTTATTTTACTATGTGACGTATGCAGGTGTTACGTCATTCACTGGTTGCGGGATTTTCAGTTTCTTACAGCTCTAGTCAACTGCGCTGCCAATCAATTTCTCTACGCATGGCGTATGCCCTCGTTTGTGAGAGCCTTCAAGCGGAGCTTTCATCGCACAGTGGTTTCTACGAGGAGCGGCGAAAACCCTAGTGATTTACAAATGTGTGCCTATGCAAGAAATAGCAGTTTGGAGACACATACTAGCCAGACAAGGACACTTACTTTAAACCTCAATGGTTAA